The following proteins are co-located in the Mesorhizobium sp. M1E.F.Ca.ET.045.02.1.1 genome:
- a CDS encoding FTR1 family protein, producing the protein MSMQDFTVIFVIWRECVEALLVIGILNAWLGQRPAAQRRAGRVWLWSGVGVGLIGAVVLAALLLTVGDALSDDAQEYFQTVIVLLAAALIVQMVFWMRRRGRTLKSDLRASLSEVADQSNWLGVFALAALAVLREGSEAAVFLYGTIAGVSATNLGAALAAGLGIVAALVSYWLLQLGGKVLSWRTFFQVTEVMLLFLAGSLLLSGIDHLISLGLLPSLSGRLWDTSLLLPDSGMAGGLISGLIGYRARPVLIELLTFAAYWALITWLLYRPHSVQQA; encoded by the coding sequence ATGAGCATGCAGGATTTTACCGTTATCTTCGTCATCTGGCGCGAGTGCGTCGAGGCGCTGCTTGTCATCGGCATTCTAAACGCGTGGCTTGGACAGCGCCCGGCAGCCCAGCGCCGCGCAGGACGGGTTTGGCTTTGGTCCGGCGTGGGCGTCGGCTTGATCGGCGCCGTCGTGCTGGCCGCTCTGCTTCTGACGGTGGGCGATGCGCTGAGCGACGATGCGCAGGAGTATTTCCAGACGGTCATCGTCCTGCTTGCCGCGGCGCTCATCGTGCAGATGGTGTTCTGGATGCGCCGCCGCGGCCGCACGTTGAAATCCGACTTGCGTGCGTCCTTGAGCGAAGTAGCGGACCAATCGAATTGGCTCGGCGTGTTCGCGCTGGCCGCGCTGGCCGTACTGCGCGAAGGCAGCGAAGCGGCTGTCTTCCTCTATGGAACGATAGCTGGTGTCTCGGCCACAAACCTCGGCGCGGCACTCGCCGCTGGGCTCGGCATCGTAGCCGCGCTCGTCAGCTATTGGCTATTGCAACTCGGCGGCAAGGTGCTCTCGTGGCGGACTTTCTTCCAGGTGACGGAGGTGATGCTCCTGTTCCTGGCCGGCTCTTTGCTGCTGTCGGGTATCGACCATCTGATCTCGCTAGGGCTCCTGCCGTCACTGTCGGGGCGGCTGTGGGATACGTCGCTCCTGTTGCCCGACAGCGGCATGGCGGGCGGCCTGATATCCGGCCTCATCGGATATCGCGCCCGCCCAGTTCTAATAGAACTGCTCACCTTCGCAGCCTACTGGGCTTTGATCACATGGCTTCTGTACAGACCCCACTCCGTCCAGCAGGCCTAG
- a CDS encoding 4Fe-4S binding protein: MASVQTPLRPAGLDPQASGRIQAGVARVGLWLRDHQAAIRRVQWTIIVAYVALLVAPLLAPMPTRLSHIWSNAVLFAQFVFWGIWWPFVLVSMVLVGRSWCGLFCPEGALAEAASRHGLGRAIPHWIKWRGWPFVAFASTTIYGQMVSVYQYPKPVIVVLGGSTLAAMVVGFLYGHDKRVWCRYLCPVNGVFALLSKLAPLHYAVDNQAWHAWRHRPGKPPPFVNCAPLVPIRIMQGASACHMCGRCAGFKQAVALEIRSPSHEIVHVAGGEPKSWETFLIVFGLMGLAAGAFQWASSPLFVTVRQKFAEWLVEHGGIAMIELRLPWWILTNYPDQNDMMTPLDGTLMIGYVLGIACLTTAAVSAALALSTRALGPFQIARFHHLAQCLIPMAGCGLFLGLSMTTVTLLRSEGLPLGFVGDLRISLLGGATLWCLWLAWQVSACYSASTARRLASSAGIGAAVLSGAFNWWLLFWAW; encoded by the coding sequence ATGGCTTCTGTACAGACCCCACTCCGTCCAGCAGGCCTAGACCCGCAGGCAAGCGGTCGCATACAGGCAGGCGTCGCGCGCGTCGGCCTTTGGCTGCGCGACCATCAGGCAGCAATCCGGCGTGTCCAATGGACGATCATCGTGGCCTATGTGGCCCTGCTGGTCGCGCCCTTGCTCGCGCCGATGCCGACGCGGCTGTCGCATATCTGGTCCAATGCCGTACTATTCGCTCAATTCGTCTTCTGGGGCATCTGGTGGCCCTTCGTGCTGGTCAGCATGGTGCTGGTTGGCCGTTCCTGGTGCGGGCTGTTCTGTCCCGAAGGGGCGCTTGCGGAAGCGGCCAGCCGCCACGGACTCGGCCGCGCCATCCCGCATTGGATAAAGTGGAGGGGATGGCCCTTCGTCGCCTTCGCCAGCACGACGATCTACGGCCAGATGGTCAGCGTCTACCAATATCCCAAGCCTGTCATCGTCGTGCTAGGCGGCTCCACTTTGGCCGCCATGGTCGTCGGCTTCCTCTACGGTCACGACAAGCGCGTCTGGTGCCGCTATCTCTGCCCGGTCAACGGTGTCTTCGCGCTGCTCTCGAAGCTCGCGCCGCTGCATTACGCGGTCGACAACCAAGCGTGGCACGCATGGCGGCATCGGCCGGGAAAGCCCCCTCCCTTCGTCAATTGCGCGCCGCTGGTGCCCATCCGCATCATGCAGGGCGCATCGGCCTGCCATATGTGCGGACGCTGCGCAGGCTTCAAACAGGCCGTGGCTCTGGAAATACGCTCTCCGTCGCATGAGATCGTCCATGTCGCGGGTGGCGAACCGAAGTCCTGGGAGACATTCCTGATCGTGTTCGGGCTGATGGGTTTGGCGGCGGGCGCGTTTCAGTGGGCATCGAGCCCGCTGTTCGTGACCGTGCGGCAAAAGTTTGCAGAATGGTTGGTCGAGCATGGCGGCATTGCGATGATCGAACTGCGGCTGCCCTGGTGGATCCTCACCAACTATCCGGACCAGAACGACATGATGACACCTCTGGATGGCACCCTCATGATCGGCTACGTGCTGGGCATCGCCTGTCTGACCACCGCTGCCGTGAGCGCGGCACTTGCCCTGTCTACGCGGGCACTCGGCCCTTTCCAGATCGCCCGATTCCATCACCTTGCCCAGTGCCTGATACCCATGGCTGGATGCGGCTTGTTCCTCGGCCTGTCGATGACGACCGTGACGCTGCTGCGCTCGGAGGGGCTGCCGCTTGGCTTCGTCGGCGACCTGCGCATAAGCCTGCTAGGCGGCGCAACTCTCTGGTGCCTGTGGCTGGCATGGCAGGTTTCCGCCTGTTATTCGGCCTCGACCGCGCGCAGGCTTGCTTCTAGTGCTGGGATCGGCGCTGCCGTGCTATCCGGAGCCTTCAACTGGTGGCTCCTCTTCTGGGCATGGTAA
- a CDS encoding cupredoxin domain-containing protein, translating into MKLCARITAILVGLALASVPSAVLADDDPTFRIEFKDGAISPLRLEVPTNRRIRLDLVNLGDMPAEFESLELRKERVVAPHSETVMVIRTLDPGQYPFFDDFHPGAAPAVLVAK; encoded by the coding sequence ATGAAGCTGTGCGCGCGCATCACGGCTATTCTCGTCGGGCTGGCCTTGGCATCGGTACCATCTGCCGTGCTGGCAGATGACGATCCCACCTTCCGGATCGAGTTCAAGGACGGCGCGATCTCGCCGCTCCGCCTCGAGGTGCCGACCAATAGACGCATCCGGCTAGACCTGGTCAATCTCGGCGACATGCCTGCCGAATTCGAAAGCTTGGAATTGCGCAAGGAGCGTGTCGTCGCGCCACACTCCGAAACGGTAATGGTCATCCGCACACTCGATCCGGGCCAGTACCCGTTCTTCGACGATTTCCACCCCGGCGCAGCCCCAGCCGTCCTTGTCGCCAAATAG